DNA sequence from the Methylacidiphilum kamchatkense Kam1 genome:
AAATAGTCGAAAAATATTTAGACTCTTATAGAAAGAGGGTTCAATCTGGCCCAATATTACCTTCAACGGAGAAAAGTTTCGTTGCTTTACTTGATTTCTTCTTAATTGAAAAAGCTGTTTATGAGGTAGGTTATGAGTTAGGGAGTCGACCGGCATGGGTGCCAATTCCTTTACTTGCTCTTTTGGAGCTTATTGAATGAGTTGCTTTTTCTTCCTGTATCCTGATCGAGTATCCCTCTTCCTCTGGCTCAAGCAAAGAGGATAAAAAAATAGAAATCAGACTTCGACCACAGTCTTTCCTATAGGAGCATTGGTAAAAATGGAGTGAAGGGCCTTTGGAGCATTTTCTAGCCCATGAAAGACATTTTCTTTATGCTTTAGTTTCTTTTCCTTGACCCAAGCTTCCAATTTTCTAATGGCTTCAGGCCATCTATCTGTCCGATCTCCCACAATGAATCCTTTGAGAGTGGCCCGTGCAGAATGTAACCGTTCAAAATTTTTTATAGCATATGGAGTTTTTACATTATACTGGGAAATCATCCCACAGATGACTACTCGACTATTTTTTCTGAGAAAAAGAAGAGCAGTATCCAACGTTTCTCCCCCAACATTATCATAATAGAGGTCGATACCTTCAGGAACGCATTGCTTAAGTTTTTCCTCCAAATTTTCTCTTTTTCCATTAATCGCATAATCAAAATTCAATTCCTCAAGGAGGAACCGACACTTTTCTTCTGAATCAGTTATTCCAACAACTTTACAGCTATGCATCTTTGCGAATTGTCCTGCAGTCATCCCAACCGTTCCAGCGGCGGCAGATATCAACACCGTGTGTCCCGCTTGCGGCTGTCCATAATCAAACATGCCAAGGTAAGCCGTTATTCCAGGCATCCCTAGCACTCCTAAAAAAGCTGGCAAAGAGGCAATCGATGGATCGATTGGCCTCAGATCCCTTTCATTCGATAGACCATATTCCTGCCATCCTAGATATCCCAAGACGTATTGACCAGGATGAAAAACTGGACTCTTGGATTCCACCACTTCTCCTACAGACCAACTTTCCATGCGGTTTCCTGGTTTTACTCCTTTGCTAAATGTGGTTGGTTCTTCGGTGAGAAGCCTCAAATAAGGGTCAATCGAAACATAACGATTTTTAACCAAGACCTCGCCGTCTTTGGGAGAGGGGATGTCGGTAGAGACAATTGAAAAATGGGACTCATCGATGAGGCCTTCGGGTTTTTTTACAAGGACTACCTGTTTGTTTTTCATAATGTAAACCTACTGCATGCGAGGAGAAGGACAAGAAGCAGAAATTTCAACTTTTTACCAAAACATGTAAGCAACTTCAATGGCGGCAAAGAAAGCGGGGCCATTGGAAACAGGTACACCAGGAAGCCCCAAAGGTTCCAGGATCACTCCAGCAACGTCTTTTCCCCAGTCCATTCTTCCTTCTGCTCGTATCATTAAGTTCTCCCATAGATCAAATCGGAAGGTAAGGGTCGAACTCCAGATATCTGTTCTGCCAATATGCTGGTAGAGTATTTCATTATTGCTTCCTTGTATCCAATCCTGTCTAAAGGCAATGCTTAAAAATGCTGTTAATTGGTATTTCATCCAAAAGCTTGCTCCGAACCAATCCGAAGAAGCAGGTTGAATGAAGGGATCATTAGGCAGACTTACCCCCCCATTATAGAAGCCTCCAGTATATTCCATTGCCAGAAGGAGTCTATCTTTGGTTATCTGAGGGATCCATGCCCCATAAATGTCACCGAGGAAAAAAGGTGCTGAGCGATTAAATGGGCTTTCTCTGAATACGCCAGTTCCAGGAAAATCTGGATAGAAACCAAAGCCGGGAGGATTTGCTCCATCCGGACCAAATAGCAAAGAGGAAGTCACTAAGGCATTCTTTTTTGGAGTTTCATATTTTAAAGAAGCAATAAAGAGCGAAGAAAAAGGTTCATTGTTCACAAAACCGAAAAAAGGATAGCCGCCTCTAGATGTGTTGAATCCCCCATCGGTTATCCCTAAGGTTAGTTCAAAAGCACTAGACAAAGGATAGATAGCCTCGATCCCAACTAAAATTTCGGGGATCAAATTTGAAAATATTAATCCATAAGAAAAGTTGAGGTTTGCGGGTCTTTCCATCAGCTCAAAAGCAAAAGGCGACATAAATTTCCCCATTTTTATATCTAACCCATTGCCTACTGGAACTCTGAACTGGGCAAAGGCCTGAGCTAAAAGAAAAGAACCTGTATTAAAGACAAGACCAGAATTATTCGCAGTGCCTAAACCAGTAATATTGTCTGGCATTCCCATAGATGCAGCATCCTGTCCAATCATAAGATCCGTCCTGAAACCTGCCTGCCACTCATTCAATTCAGACATTGGTTTTTCGGCTACCAGATAAACCTGATTCAAATTCCATCCGCCGCCCGCAATACTATCGCTTTCCATGCGTGTGGGAATTTGAGCCGTCATGGCTCTGTTGGCTCCGGAATGAGCCGAAATAAAATTATACGTATAGCTTGTGTCTAAGTAGCCAGTAAGGGAAAGGACTGGAGGCTTGGTTTCTACAGCAATGCCTCCTTCTTCAAGAGCCTTTTGTAATTCAGCCACACTTCCTGGCTGTAGATCCTCAGAAAAGGCGAAGGGATTTGATCCAACAAAAAAAGAAATCAAAAGGATAATTGTTCTATAAGTCCTAAAGAAAGAAAAGGCACACAAGAAACTTTGTTGGATATTTGTGCAAGGTATAACCAAAGGCAATTTTTTTCCATTAAAAAAATCTATAAGAGCAAAATTTAAATATTGTCTTCAGCTTATGGATTATAAGCAAAAGACATGCCTTGAATAGGATATTTTTTTTCTCTCATTTGTATCATCTGTAGAAAAATAAATGATGAAGTTTCTTATCTTTTATCAGTAACTTTTCAGTAGCCCTCCCAGCTTCTCCAAGGAGGCTTGAAAAGCATGAGGCTATTCCCATCTTCTTCTGATAAACGTTTTTATAGAGAGCTTTAGCTTAGGAGAACGTAGGGTAAAGTCGTAAAAACTATTCAAAAAAAACAATATATATAGGATGGAAAATTTTTTTTATCAGACTATTATTTTATGGATTTGTAATGGACTTTCTTCCTAATACGGCCATTATATAACTCTTATTTAGAGCGATGGTAAAGCAATATTGGGAGAAATGGTAGTGGGTATCGGATATGAAGAAAAAAATAAATAGATGAAAATATGCGATATAACGCAGTTTTATTCCCCTCGCAGTGGAGGAGTAAAACGATATCTTTCTGAAAAACAGGATCATATTCGACGCCTTGGGAAAGACGAGCATTTTTTAATTGTTCCTGGTGAAAATGACTCCCATTATTCAGAGCATTTGGTCCACATCATTACCATTAAATCTCCTAGGCTCGATAAGAACTCCAGATACAGAGCGATGCTCAATTTGCAGGCCATATCGTTTCTTCTTGAACAGATAAAACCTGATATTATCGAAGTCGGTGATCCCTACCAATTAGCATGGTTTGTCTTAAGAAAAGCAAAAAAGCTTAAAATTCCTGTAATTGGCTTTTATCATAGCCATTTCCCAGAAGCCTATCTTAGAACTTTTTCTCGCTATGGGGGCAGACTGTTGGAGCAAATGTTTAGAAGTTTTTCAAAAAGCTACATCCTCGAACTTTTTTCAAAATTTAAATTGACCATTGTCCCTTCTTATAAACTATGTGGGCTTCTTAGAAGTTGGGGATTAGCTAATTCTGTTCCTCTGCCCTTAGGAGTGGATACGGATATTTTCTGTCCTGGTCCGAAGGATGAAAGCTGGAGAGCGCACTTGGGCATTCCTTCTGATGCTTTCCTGCTCCTTTATGTTGGGAGACTTTCCAAAGAAAAAAATCTTGTTTTACTTCTTGAAACTTTTCGTTGTCTTCTTGAAGAGAAAGCTGGGAGCGATTACTGGCTATTAATCATTGGAGATGGCCCTCTTAGAAGCCTTGTATTAGAGGTTCAGCGGAGAAACCAAAGAATAACCTGGATTCCTTATATTGATTCAAAATATGATCTTTGTCGTAGTTATCGCTGTGCAGATCTATTCGTTCATCCAGGCATCGTCGAAACATTTGGTCTGGTTACCATCGAAAGTCAATCCTGTGGGTGTCCTGTTATCGGGATTCAAGGGACGAATATGGAGGAGCAGATTGAAGGAGGGCTAGAATTCTGGCCGAAAAAAAATTGTCCAAAAGCTTTTGCTGCTGCAATAAAAGCCTTTCAGGCAATAGACTTAAGAAAGCTGGGGTTGGAATTATCCAGGAAAACTAGAGAAAAGTATGGATGGTCTCAGGTCTTTGACAAGTTGTGGGGGTATTATCAGCAAGCGATTGATGGAGAAATTCCTGAGCCCGAAAAGCCAAGTATTATAGAATGTTTGCAAAGCCAAGTCGTCGATGAATCTCACCGCTAAAAAAGTAGCTACCGACAATATCGAGCCATCTGATCCAACAAACAAAGTGATCATTCGCAAATATTGTCGCAAAGATAGGGAAGCACTTAGAACTATCTGTGCGGATACTGGCTTCCTAGGAAAGCCTATTGACCCAGTATTTGAGGATAGAGAATTGTTTGCCGATTTTCTTACCCGTTACTATACAGACATTGAACCGGAATCGGCCTTTGTGTGTGAAATGAATGGAAAAGTTGTTGGTTATCTTATTGGCTGTTGCAAACCTAGATGGAAGTTCTGGTATCATCTGTTGTATGATCCTTTACTGTTCTTTAAGGCTTGCTACCGTTATTTCTTTAAGCCCTATAATGCTGCAACCAAAAAATATATCCAGTGGGTGCTCACTAGAGGATGGAGAGAGACCCCGCCGGCTCCAAAAGATTGCCCTCATTTTCATATTAACCTGTTAGAGTCAGTCAAAAGCCCCACCACGACACGAAGACTGATAGATAGTTTTTTGGCTTATTTAGTTTCTAAAGGGCATCGAAAAGTCTATGGCCAGATTGTTGTCTTTGGAGATAGACGAAAGCCAGCTCTTTTCCGTCGGTTCGGATTTGAAGTGATCAATTGCATGGAAGTCACAAAATATAAAGAGCACTATCCTTCGAAAATTTTTCTTTTTACGGTCGTAAAAGATTTAGAGAAAAGGCCTTTGCTCTATTCGAAGTAAAAAAAGAAAATCCTCTATTATTGATTTAGGGATATGGCTGAAAATCTGCTTTTCGTCACTCTTCATGATGTGCATCCCATGAACAGAAAAAAAATTGAGAAACAAAGAGAGACTCTTGCTGCATGGGGAGTCGAAAAGGTGGGGTTACTCATCATTCCCTTTTATCATCATAAAAAATCGATTGTCGAAGATCCCAGTTTTTGTTCATGGATAAGTTCCTGTGCTAGCTTAGGAGACGAAACAATCGTCCATGGTTTTTATCACGACAGGATGGATAGAACAGATAAACTCTCTGAGTTATTCTGGACACGAATTTATACTCAGCAAGAAGCTGAGTTTTTAGGTATTGAAAAAAAAGTGGCTTTCAGGCGGCTAGTGGAAGCGAAAAAAATGTTTATGAGCCTTAGATGGTCTACTAGGGGATTCATTGCCCCAGGGTGGCTTTTTGATGCTTCCTTGCTAGAGTGGCTTCCGGAAGTAGGGTATGCGTATACGGTAGCGATTGATCGCATTATTTTATTTGAAAATCCTTCAACTTCTTCTATTTTTTCATTTTCTCATTGCTGGTCCAACAGATCGGCCTGGCGTCGGGCTGCTTCCATTGTGTGGAACAGCTGGCTAAAACGGGGAAACATTTTGAGTAAAAAACGCTATGTGCGTGTAGGGCTGCATCCAGAAGATAGTGATTATCCAGCAATCTGGAAGCAGGTTGAAAAAAGCATTAAGGATTTTCTTGAACTTGGAATGCATCCGGAGACCTATGGAAGCCTGGTCAAAAGTTGATCTGCATCTACATTCAAGTTATTCAGATAGGCCTTCAGAATGGATTTTAAGAAGGATAGGTTTTCCTCAAAGCTGTACGTCTCCCCAAGAACTTCATGGAAAGCTTCAAAAGGAAGGCATGCGTTGGAAAACTATTACCGATCATAACCGAATTGAGGGATGTCTTGAGCTGATGGAAAGGCATTTGGATGTATTTATGGGGGTAGAATTATCTACCTTTTTCCCTGACGGTTGTGAGATCCATCTATTGATTTGGCACTTTCCTACGAGTGATTTCAAGAGTATTAAAGAACTAGCCTCGAACGTCTACGAGCTTTCCAGCTATCTTCTTAAAAGGAATATTCCCCATGCGGTAGCGCATCCTTTAAAAAGTGTGAATGGCAAACTTACCGTGGAGCATTTCGAAAAAATGGTTCTTCTTTTTAAAGGATTTGAAGTCTGTAACGGATCATTAGAACCTCTTTCTCAGAAAGTCCTCACCCTTTGTTTAAACGCATTGACTCCTGAACGCATCGAACAACTCTCCAAGCGGCATTGTCTTATTCCCTTAGTTCCTAATGCCCATGAAAAGATTTTTATTGGGGGCTCCAATGACCATGGAGGGCTTTCGGTTGGGTCAGCTTGGACGGAAGTGCCAGGAGCTGAAAGTGTGGACACTTTCTTTAACTCCCTTTTTTCTGGAAAGGGAAGGGTCCGGGGGAGCCAGGGGATCCATTAAAGGTATCCACCGGCTTTTACAATACGTTCTTTAAATTCGCTCAGAGCCGTCTGAAGCAGACAGCTCCCTTAACTGCTGAGCTAATTGGAAAGATTGCCGAAAGATTCGTCAAAGGACAAAATCCAACCGCCTTTTCTTTTGCAGAAAAAGTTGGACACATTGCTGAGGCAATTCGCACTGGCCAGGCCTTTAATTACGTAAGGATAGCGGATGGGGCGTCATTAACCAAACAGTTCATTGATTTCTTGACGGATTCGAAAACCAAAGAAATGCTCGATGCTATTGTTCATTCTAAGGAAAGCCCCATTAGTCGTTCGTTTCGCATAGCTTCAAAAATAGTGAATGAGCTTTCTTATAGATTCTTCCTTCAATTCGTCACAAGACTAGAAAAAGGGGATTTTTTGGATGCTTTCCAGTCCTTAGCTGGCTTTTTCCCTTTGGGTTTAGCCGCACTTCCTTATTTCTGGGCTTTTAACGAACAGTCCACTGACAAAGCTTTCTTAAGAAAATTGGCAAAGGACTATTTGAATCATCTACCAACGGAGCTTTCGGAGGTCAAAGTGGGATGGTTTACTGATACGATCGATGATGTCAACGGGGTGGCTCGAACCATACAAGCTATGGCAAAAACAGCGTTCCAAGCGAAGGCTCAACTGAAGTTGGTTATTTCAAGAAGCAAACTCAAAGAACTGGATATTCCTGTACAAAATTTTGAGCCAATAGGAGAATTCGAAATTCCAGAATATAAGCTTCAAAAATTAAGTTTTCCCCCTATTCTTGAAATAATCGATTATATAAAAAAAGAGGATTTTTCGCATCTGCTCATCAGTACTCCAGGTCCCGTCGGCTTATGCGCCCTCTTTGCTGGAAAACTGCTTAAGATTCCAATGATAGGTATCTATCATACCGATTTCCCTCAGTATGCCCGTTTTCTTAGTGATGATTCATGGATGGAGACATTGACTTGGAAATACATGGAATGGTTCTACGGTCAGTTGAATAAAATTCTGGTTAACACTGAATTTTATAAAAACTGCTGGATTCAAAGGGGTGTTCCAGCCGAAAAACTTTCCCTGTTCCCTCGAGGCATTGATGTGGATAGGTTTAGTCCTTCCTTTTATGATCCATCGTTCTGGAAAAAATATAAGGCTAAAGAGCCGGTGATTCTTTATGTGGGAAGGATTTCAAAAGAAAAGGAACTTGCCTTTTTAGCCGACGTAGCCCATCATTTGTGGAATAAAGGAAAACAATTTACGCTAGCTTTTGTTGGCGAAGGTCCATTTAGAGAGGAGCTCCAGAAGTTGCTGCCAGACGCTGTGTTTACTGGGGTCTTGACAGGAATAGAGCTGAGTAAAGCTTATGCCTCTTCTTTTCTGTTTGTTTTCCCGAGTACCACGGATACCTTTGGAAATGTCGTTCTTGAGGCGATGGCTTCAGGTGTGCCCGCCATAGTTTCAGATATTGGGGGGCCTTCAGAGCTAGTCAGATCGCTGAATATTGGAAAAGTCTGTAAAGGAAAGGATCTTAAGGCGTGGACTGAAGCCATTGAATTTTACTTGGACAATCCACTCTCATGGAAGACGAAACTAGAGATGGCAGAGAAGATAAAACAAGAAAGAAATTGGAACACAGCTTTCCAAAATTTTTGGAAAATATTTAAAATCGAAGATTAATAGAAGCATACTATGAACGGTACAACGGCATTGAATCTTTCTCCCTACAAACCCTTAGGTTTTCTTGAACCGGGCCAAGACATACTCGAAGCGAACACTCTCCACCGACTATTCGATAGGCTTGAGAACGAACTTAAAAACGTAAAGAGCTTGGAAGAACTGAAGCGGTGGATTGGTTATTATGATGAACTGAGGGAAGCACTCGATGAGCAAAGGGCCATTCGGTATATCTCTATGACTTGTCAGACGGATGACGAAGAAAGAGAAAAAAAATATCTCTATATCATCACGGTAGTCGAGCCATTAAGAAAACCTCGCCAGATTGCGATTTTGAAGAAATTAGTTGAAAACCCCTTTTTTAAAGAACTGGACGAGTCTTACGCCGTTTTTAAAAGATCGGTGTTAAGCCAGCTTTCCATCTATAGGGAAGAGAACGTAGCCAGAGAAATCGAAGAGGAAAAGCTCTGCCAGCAATATCAGAAGATTTCTGCAAGCCTGACGGCTTTGTATGAAGGGAAAGAATATACGCTAGTTCAATTAAGCCGGTATCTTGAAGAACAGGATAGGGAAAAAAGAAAAAGGGTATGGGAAACCATAGCTCAGAAGAGGTTAGAGAAAAAAGAGCTTTTTGATGATATTTTTGATAAGTTATTATCTATCCGTTCACAGATTGCTGCATCGGCGGGCTTTGAGAACTTCAGAGATTATATTTTTCAAAAGTATCAACGCTTTGATTATACCCCAGAAGACTGTTTAAAATTAGGTAGAGCGATAGAAGAGGTGGTATTACCTCTGCAAAAAGAGATCGAAGAGTGGAGAAAAAAAGCCCTAAATTTGGACCAATTAAGACCTTGGGATTTGTCGGTCGATCCAGAAGGAGCTCCTCCTTTAAGGCCGTTTCATAATGGGAAGGAACTGTTTGAAAAGGTAGGAAATATTTTCAAGAGGATGGATAGGCGGCTCTGGAATTTTTACAAAACCTTGGGAGAAAAACACCTGATTGATTTAGAAAACAGAAAAGGGAAAGCCCCAGGTGGCTACCAAAGCACGCTGCCTTTGGCGCGGCTCCCCTTTATTTTTATGAATGCGGTGGGTACTCATAGGGATTTAGAAACCCTTCTCCATGAATCTGGACATGCGTTTCATTCCCTAGCCTGCAGGGATCAGTTTCTCTATGATTACCGGTCAGCTCCCTTAGAGTTTTGTGAAGTAGCTTCCATGTCCATGGAACTCTTTGCTGCATCTTATCTGGATGAATTCTATTCCAGTTCAGAGCTAAAAAGAGCGAATCGAAAACTTTTTGAAGGCATTATTCTTTTTTTCCCATGGATGGCCACCGTGGATGGGTTCCAACAGGAGCTTTATGTAAGTTTAGACAAGAGTAGGGAAAGGCGAGGAAGAATCTGGGAGCAGCTGATGGATAGGTTCGGTGGCACGGTGGATTGGAGAGGATATGAGGAAGTCCGTCGTTATTTGTGGCAGAGGCAACTACATATTTTCGAGGTGCCTTTCTATTATATCGAGTATGGAATTGCCCAAATAGGGGCTTTGGCGTTTTGGATGGCAGCCAAAAAGGATTTAAAAACCACTCTTGATCGCTACCTTTATGCGTTGTCTCTAGGAGGCTCAAGACCTCTGAAGGAACTTTTCCAAGCCGCTGGACTGCCTTTTGATTTTAGCGCTCAAACATTGAAACCTTTAGTTGAAGCAGCTAGAGAGGAATGGTTGCGGTTGAGGCCATGAATTGCCAATCCTTTCCGAACGACTCCTTCTTTGCTTGGTTTTGAGGCTTGGGTCTTTGCAATGAGTAGTACAGTGAGTAGCCCACTGCTACTCACTGCTTTCTGTGCCTTGGTAGCTTAGCTCATTTGCTCAAAAGAATTATTTTTCTTTTTCTTTAAACTCTCTGGTTGTGCTCCTGGATTTGTCCGTTAAATCAGTTTTCCTTTTACGAAGCTGCCTAGCTAGCCTATCGACTATAAGATCGACCGCTTGATACAGATCATGCCCCCGATCTTCTGCGACAATATCCTTACCAGGAATGTATAATCTAGCTTTTATACAAAAAGCTTGGTGGCTAATGTCGGCCTTAGAAGGTTCATGATGGATATTCAATTGGGCAGACAGAATCCGATCGTTGATTCGGGTCAATTTTTCAAATTTCGATTCGATATGATTGTGGAGTGCATCGGTCAACTTTAAGGTTGGTGATGAAATCATAATTTGCATTCTGATAATTTATCTTTTTTTTTGACATATTGTCCAGATCAAATCCTATTTGCTTTCTCTCCAATTTATGAGAAGATTATTTTTCTACTATGCATACGGCTGCAACAAATCAATTGGTGCTTTATGACACGACCTTAAGAGATGGAGCACAAGGAGAAGATATTCACTTTTCTCTTTCTGATAAGCTTCGAATTGCCAAAAGGTTGGATGAGTTTGGCATAGCCTACATAGAAGGAGGATGGCCAGGCAGTAATCCTAAGGATTTTTCTTTTTTTAGTCAGGTAAAAAGTTTGAACTTAAAACAAGCAAAGATTGCTGCTTTTGGTAGTACCAGAAAGGCCAAGCTTTCTGTAGAAGAAGACCAACAGATTAGGCTTTTGTTGGAAGCACAAAGCCCTGTGGTGACGATCGTTGGGAAAAGTTGGCTTCTGCATGTTTTTGAAGTTTTGAAAACTTCTGAGGAAGAAAATCTTGCTATGATCCGAGACTCTGTCCAATTTTTAAAATCCCACGGGCGAGAGGTTATCTTTGATGCCGAACATTTTTTTGACGGTTACAAATCGAATAAGGATTATGCCCTGCAATGCATTAAAGAAGCCGAGGAGGCAGGGGCGGATTTCATTGTGCTTTGTGATACCAATGGGGGAAGCTTGCCATGGGAAATTGGACAAATTACCTCTGAGGTCTGTTCAAGTTGTAAGGTACCTATTGGGATCCATACGCATAACGACGGAGAACTGGCTGTTGCGAACGCCCTTTGGGCAATAAAAGCTGGAGCGCGTCAAGTCCAAGGGACAATCAATGGTTATGGAGAAAGAACTGGTAACTGTAATCTGATTTCTGTGATAGCGAATCTTGAACTGAAAATGGGCCAAAAAGTTCTTCCAGATGGAAAACTCAAAGAACTCAGAGAACTGTCTTTATTTGTAGATGAAATTGCTAATGTGCGACCCAATCCAAAGGCTCCTTTTGTTGGGAGATCTGCTTTTGCCCATAAAGGTGGTACACATGTCAATGCCTTGCAGAAACTACTAAGGAGCTATGAACATATTGATCCGGCTCTTGTTGGAAATCATCGGAGGATTCTGGTTGGGGAACTTTCTGGTAAATCCAATATTGTCCTCAAGGCAAAGGAGCTTGGAATTGCTTTAGAAGAGAATAATCCTAATATCCAACGGGTGCTTAATAAAATTAAGGAGTTGGAAGCCAAAGGATATGAATTTGAATCAGCTGAAGCCTCTTTTGCCTTGCTTCTGCGGAAAATCCTTGCTCCTTATCCATCCTTTTTCCATTTAATGGAATATCATGTGTCGATCCGACAACTGCCTTCAAAGAATTACAAAGTCTGCGAGGCGACCATAAAAATATCAATCCATGGAGAAAGGGTCTACACCGTTGCTGAAGGAGATGGGCCTGTGCATGCCCTCGATAGAGCCTTGCGTGAGGCATTGGTAAAATTTTATCCTGAAATTGGTCAGCTGCGTCTGGAAGACTATAAAGTACGGATTATTGATTCAACAGAAGGAACGGCTTCTTCGATTCGCGTTTGGGTAGAATCCACTGATGGCAAAGAGATTTGGTCAACCGTAGGCGTTTCTCATGATATTGTTGAGGCTTCCTGGCTGGCTCTCTTCGATAGTATAGAATACTGGTTATTGAAAAAAACTGAAAATGGATAATACCCTTTTTGCGTGCTTCAAAAGAAAGCAAGGCACGATTGCAGCAGGTTGTGATAGAGCCTATAGGATCTGATGCTTAAATGGCGAAGGGTAAAATCTATACAGTGGGGGATGAGCTAAGCTGCAACTCCACAACGGGGTGGGTTTAAAAAGAGTTATATCACTTTTTCTCTTCTTTTTTCTCTTCTTTCTTTTCTTTTTTATGTTTCTTTGTTTTCTTCTCAGGTTTCGATTCGTCCTGAACTTGTTCGGCTTTGGGCTTTGCAATTCCGCAAATAGGTCCAAAGGCAAGACTCAAAGACATGACAACAAACAATATTTTAGTGATATTTTTCATTTCAATAACCTCCTTGTTAACATTTCAATCATTTTCCACCGTTTAGATTCCCTACCCTTCGCTAAATTTAAGCATATATATATTTGCAAACGCTTTATAGATTGCTAATTTGCAGTGATCTTAGTAATAAATACAATGGAAGTCAAAGTGTTTTCAATAAAATGTTATTCCTCTTTTAGTTCGCTTTTTATATAAAAACGAATGATTGCTTATTATATTCATCATTTAAGCCCTTTTCTTGTTCAATTCTCTGGGGGGATCGGCATCCGATATTATGGACTAGCTTATGCCCTTGGTTTTTTATTTCTGTGGATAGGGTTAAGATGGCAGAGGAAAAGGGGGTGGCTAGAGCTTTCTAGCCGTCAAGTGGATGATTTGGTCTTTTGGATTGCCCTTGGAGGCGTATTAATCGGTGGCCGGCTTGGGTACTGCCTGCTTTACGATTTTGCTCACAGCATCCGTGAGCCCTGGTCGATTTTTGAAATATGGAAAGGGGGGATGTCAAGTCATGGTGGCATTGTAGGGGTGCTGATCGTCTTTAGCATAGCTTCCTATAAATGGAAAATTCCTTTTTTCCAAATAGCCGATGCCGCCACATGGTGTGCGCCGATAGGTATCTTTTTAGGAAGACTGGCTAATTTTATAAATGGAGAACTATGGGGAAGGCCGACTGACGTACCATGGGCAGTGATATTTCCAGAGGCACCTTTAGTCGATGGACAGGCGGTTCCTCGACATCCTTCACAGCTCTATGAAGCCTTCCTGGAAGGGATTGTGCTCTTTGGACTGTTAACTTATATCCGCTTTCAAATAAAAACAACGGGCTCGGTTTCGATCGGTTTTCTTTTCTTTTATAGTTTGCTACGGATCATTGGCGAATGTTTCAGAGAACCCGATGCGCACATTGGCTACTATTTTGGTTTTCTCACACAGGGGCAACTTCTCTCTTTGCTGACGCTACTGCTTTCTTTTATTCTTTTCTATATGAGAAAAAAGTGGTTAGTAGAGACACAGAAAGAATCGATCGTCAGCAAACATTAAGTATGTTAATTAATGATGCTAACGAATGCTGTTGGCAAATGATAGTCCTGAAACCAG
Encoded proteins:
- the lgt gene encoding prolipoprotein diacylglyceryl transferase; the encoded protein is MIAYYIHHLSPFLVQFSGGIGIRYYGLAYALGFLFLWIGLRWQRKRGWLELSSRQVDDLVFWIALGGVLIGGRLGYCLLYDFAHSIREPWSIFEIWKGGMSSHGGIVGVLIVFSIASYKWKIPFFQIADAATWCAPIGIFLGRLANFINGELWGRPTDVPWAVIFPEAPLVDGQAVPRHPSQLYEAFLEGIVLFGLLTYIRFQIKTTGSVSIGFLFFYSLLRIIGECFREPDAHIGYYFGFLTQGQLLSLLTLLLSFILFYMRKKWLVETQKESIVSKH
- a CDS encoding glycosyltransferase family 4 protein, with translation MLDAIVHSKESPISRSFRIASKIVNELSYRFFLQFVTRLEKGDFLDAFQSLAGFFPLGLAALPYFWAFNEQSTDKAFLRKLAKDYLNHLPTELSEVKVGWFTDTIDDVNGVARTIQAMAKTAFQAKAQLKLVISRSKLKELDIPVQNFEPIGEFEIPEYKLQKLSFPPILEIIDYIKKEDFSHLLISTPGPVGLCALFAGKLLKIPMIGIYHTDFPQYARFLSDDSWMETLTWKYMEWFYGQLNKILVNTEFYKNCWIQRGVPAEKLSLFPRGIDVDRFSPSFYDPSFWKKYKAKEPVILYVGRISKEKELAFLADVAHHLWNKGKQFTLAFVGEGPFREELQKLLPDAVFTGVLTGIELSKAYASSFLFVFPSTTDTFGNVVLEAMASGVPAIVSDIGGPSELVRSLNIGKVCKGKDLKAWTEAIEFYLDNPLSWKTKLEMAEKIKQERNWNTAFQNFWKIFKIED
- the cimA gene encoding citramalate synthase encodes the protein MHTAATNQLVLYDTTLRDGAQGEDIHFSLSDKLRIAKRLDEFGIAYIEGGWPGSNPKDFSFFSQVKSLNLKQAKIAAFGSTRKAKLSVEEDQQIRLLLEAQSPVVTIVGKSWLLHVFEVLKTSEEENLAMIRDSVQFLKSHGREVIFDAEHFFDGYKSNKDYALQCIKEAEEAGADFIVLCDTNGGSLPWEIGQITSEVCSSCKVPIGIHTHNDGELAVANALWAIKAGARQVQGTINGYGERTGNCNLISVIANLELKMGQKVLPDGKLKELRELSLFVDEIANVRPNPKAPFVGRSAFAHKGGTHVNALQKLLRSYEHIDPALVGNHRRILVGELSGKSNIVLKAKELGIALEENNPNIQRVLNKIKELEAKGYEFESAEASFALLLRKILAPYPSFFHLMEYHVSIRQLPSKNYKVCEATIKISIHGERVYTVAEGDGPVHALDRALREALVKFYPEIGQLRLEDYKVRIIDSTEGTASSIRVWVESTDGKEIWSTVGVSHDIVEASWLALFDSIEYWLLKKTENG
- a CDS encoding M3 family oligoendopeptidase gives rise to the protein MNGTTALNLSPYKPLGFLEPGQDILEANTLHRLFDRLENELKNVKSLEELKRWIGYYDELREALDEQRAIRYISMTCQTDDEEREKKYLYIITVVEPLRKPRQIAILKKLVENPFFKELDESYAVFKRSVLSQLSIYREENVAREIEEEKLCQQYQKISASLTALYEGKEYTLVQLSRYLEEQDREKRKRVWETIAQKRLEKKELFDDIFDKLLSIRSQIAASAGFENFRDYIFQKYQRFDYTPEDCLKLGRAIEEVVLPLQKEIEEWRKKALNLDQLRPWDLSVDPEGAPPLRPFHNGKELFEKVGNIFKRMDRRLWNFYKTLGEKHLIDLENRKGKAPGGYQSTLPLARLPFIFMNAVGTHRDLETLLHESGHAFHSLACRDQFLYDYRSAPLEFCEVASMSMELFAASYLDEFYSSSELKRANRKLFEGIILFFPWMATVDGFQQELYVSLDKSRERRGRIWEQLMDRFGGTVDWRGYEEVRRYLWQRQLHIFEVPFYYIEYGIAQIGALAFWMAAKKDLKTTLDRYLYALSLGGSRPLKELFQAAGLPFDFSAQTLKPLVEAAREEWLRLRP
- the hpf gene encoding ribosome hibernation-promoting factor, HPF/YfiA family gives rise to the protein MISSPTLKLTDALHNHIESKFEKLTRINDRILSAQLNIHHEPSKADISHQAFCIKARLYIPGKDIVAEDRGHDLYQAVDLIVDRLARQLRKRKTDLTDKSRSTTREFKEKEK